AATAGGATATCGTCAAGCAATACCGATTAATGATTATATTCTGAGTTTATCAACGACATAGAGATAGGATGAGCAGCCGTTGTCAACAACACAGCAGAGTTCGGTTCACGTCATTTTGCGGGTGAGCGCATTATTAGATGTCTTGGCCCAGCAGTCTCCTGCAAGTTTGGCATACCTTACTGAAGTGACAGGATTGCCCAAAACCACCGTCCATCGCTTGCTGCAAACCTTGGAGCACGAGAGCATCGTGATGAGAAGCCAGCAGGGATACGCAATTGGACCACGGATTGCAAAATGGCATAGCCCGTTTGATCCCTACCGCTGGCTCAAGTTGCTCGGTCCGCCAATTCTACGTGAGATGGCGGACAAGAGCCGTGAAACGGCTAGCATTTTTGTCGGTTTGCGGGACAGACGGGTCTGTTGGGTCGTCGTGGATGGTCCGCAAGAAGTACGCCATGTTCCCATGCCTGACCAGGTGTTTCCCCTGGGAGTGGGGTCAGCGGGCAAGCTTCTCTTAAGCGCAATGCCACCCGCCGAACGGGAACAGGCCATCGCTGCGACGCGTGCCCGCTTTCCTCAGGTCGCGATCGCCCCTGTA
The Sulfobacillus thermosulfidooxidans DNA segment above includes these coding regions:
- a CDS encoding IclR family transcriptional regulator, producing MSTTQQSSVHVILRVSALLDVLAQQSPASLAYLTEVTGLPKTTVHRLLQTLEHESIVMRSQQGYAIGPRIAKWHSPFDPYRWLKLLGPPILREMADKSRETASIFVGLRDRRVCWVVVDGPQEVRHVPMPDQVFPLGVGSAGKLLLSAMPPAEREQAIAATRARFPQVAIAPVSEDELNAIYQLGYAVSIEEREPGLASVAALVPGLPRVCMSLSGPVHRFGPLALGEFIKIAQDAAQQIEQALSLAVQGGNALWTPDH